GACGTATGAACCAGGTTGGCCTGTGAATTGCTCGGCAACGTGGAAGTTTTGTGATAAGAAGAATTGGATGCGGCGCGCACGCGCTACAGTGAGCTTATCTTCATCAGACAATTCATCCATACCTAGAATGGCAATGATATCTTGTAATTCACGGTATTTTTGAAGTGTTTGTTGTACTTGGCGTGCAACATTGTAATGTTCTTCTCCAACAATTTCAGGAGCAAGCGCACGTGACGTTGAAGCAAGCGGATCAACCGCTGGATAAATCCCTTGCTCTGAAAGTTTACGCTCAAGGTTCGTTGTTGCATCCAAGTGAGCAAATGTTGTCGCTGGAGCCGGGTCTGTGTAGTCGTCCGCAGGAACGTAAACGGCTTGAATGGAGGTTACAGAACCAGTGTTCGTTGATGTAATCCGTTCTTGCAATTGGCCCATCTCCGTAGCCAATGTTGGCTGGTAGCCAACCGCTGATGGCATACGGCCGAGCAAGGCAGAAACTTCCGAACCCGCCTGTGTAAAACGGAAAATATTGTCGATGAAAAGAAGCACGTCCTGCCCTTGTTCATCACGGAAATATTCAGCCATTGTCAAACCGGTAAGCGCTACACGAAGGCGGGCGCCAGGCGGTTCGTTCATTTGTCCGAATACCATAGCTGTTTTATTGATAACACCTGAATCTTTCATTTCAAAGTAAAGGTCGTTCCCTTCACGCGTACGCTCTCCAACACCGGCAAAAACGGAAATGCCTCCGTGCTCTTGTGCGATGTTGTTAATCAATTCTTGGATTAACACCGTTTTACCTACTCCAGCTCCGCCGAAGAGGCCAATTTTTCCACCTTTAATGTATGGAGCAAGCAAGTCAACAACTTTAATGCCTGTTTCCAAAATTTCCGTTTTCGTTGAAAGGGATTCATACTTAGGCGCTTCACGGTGAATCGGTTCTTTACGCACATCAGCAGGAATGTCCTCATCCAAATCGATTTTTTCACCTAAAACGTTAAACACGCGGCCTAGTGTCACATCGCCAACCGGTACTGAAATAGGACCGCCTGTATTCACAACTTCCATGCCACGCCTTACTCCATCTGTTGATGACATCGCAACCGTACGCACAGTGTCATCTCCAAGGTGCAAAGCAACTTCAAGTGTTAGGTCAATGTCTGCTTCAGATTCAGACTGCGCTTTGTAATTAATCTTAAGCGCATTGTTTAATTCAGGGAGAGCATCGCTGTCGAACTTAACGTCAACGACGGGACCCATTACTTGAACAACTCGTCCATTGCTCATCGTTTTCCCTCCTACTTTTTTCTGTTACTTTCCAATGATAATTTTTATATAAAGCGTGTTACTCGAGTGCGGCAGCACCGCCGACGATTTCCGTAATCTCCTGTGTAATGGCTGCTTGGCGAGCCCTGTTGAATGCGAGCGTGTAAGAATCAATAAGTTCATCCGCATTGTCTGTTGCACTTTTCATCGCTGTCATGCGCGCGCCATGCTCACTTGCTTTTGCATCAAGCAAAGCGCCATAAATCAAGCTTTCTGCATATTGCGGAAGCAATACGTTTAACACTTCTTCTTCAGACGGCTCGTATTCATAAGAGCTTGCTGCACTTCCGTGCTCCAAGTCTGTAATTGGCAGCAATTTTTTTTCGGTTAATTGCTGGGAAATTGCACTTACGTAATGGTTATAGTACATATATAACTCGTCAAACACACCATCAGAAAACATGTTTACCGTTTTTGAAGCAATGGCTTTAATCTCAGCGAATTCAGGCTGGTCATTCAACCCGACAATCGAATCAACAACCGGCATGTTGCGTTTTTGAAAGAATTGCAGCCCAACCTTGCCAATTGCGATAATTGCATAGTCATCTTTTGATTTGTGGCGTGATTGAATCGTTTGGTAAACATTTCGAAGAACATTGCTGTTATATGCACCCGCGAGACCGCGATCAGCCGTGATCACAAGGTAGCCTGTTTTTTTCACTTCACGGCTTTCAAGCATTGGATGTGACGCGCTTTGGCTTCCAAGTGCGATACTTGCTACAACGTCCTGTATTTTTTCCATATAAACGACAAATGTTTTTGCATTCAATTCAGCCCTATTTAGCTTTGCCGCTGATGTCATTTCCATCGCTTTTGTAATCTGCCGTGTTTTTTTCGTGGAGTTAATTTTCGTTTTGATGTCGCGTAATGATGCCATTTGCTTATTCACCACCTTTGTAAACAAGGTTGATTAGGAAGTTTAAAAATTTAGAGGTTCTTCTCTAAATAACATGCGAGGAAAGAGGCGGGAACGCCCCGTTGTTACTCGCTTATTACAAATGTTTTCTTGAATTCCTTGATTGCTGCATTAAATTCTTCTTCATCAGGAAGATTTCCTGTTTCACGAATGCCATCTAACAGCTCTTTTTTATTATGTTCGAGCCATGTATAGTAATTTTCTTCAAATCGGCTAATGTCAGCCACTGGAATATCATCAAGGAAACCTTTTGTAAGGGCGTAAAGAATCGCCACTTGCTTTTCAACAGCTAAAGGTTTGTGCAAGCCTTGCTTTAGAACTTCTACCGTTCTGGCACCGCGGTTCAATTTTGCTTGTGTTGCTTTGTCAAGGTCAGAACCAAACTGTGAGAATGCCTCTAGCTCACGGTATGAAGCGAGATCCAGACGCAGTGTACCAGATACTTTTTTCATCGCTTTAACTTGGGCTGCGCCACCGACACGAGATACAGAAAGTCCGGCATCTACCGCTGGGCGCACGCCAGAGAAGAATAAGTCTGATTGCAAGAAGATTTGCCCGTCAGTAATGGAAATAACGTTCGTAGGAATGTAGGCAGATACGTCACCTGCTTGCGTTTCAATAAATGGCAGAGCGGTTAATGAACCGCCGCCAAGTGCGTCACTAAGTTTTGCAGAACGCTCGAGTAAGCGTGAATGCAAGTAGAAAACGTCACCTGGGTATGCTTCACGGCCTGGAGGACGGCGAAGCAATAAAGAAAGCTCGCGGTAAGCAGATGCCTGCTTCGTTAAGTCATCATATACGACAAGTACATGTTTGCCGTTGTACATAAACTCTTCACCCATCGTTACCCCTGCATAAGGCGCTAGGAATAATAATGGCGCAGGTTGGGATGCAGATGCAGAAACAACAATCGTATAGTCAAGCGCACCGTGCTGTCTAAGTGTTTCAACTACACCACGAACGGTTGATTCCTTTTGGCCAATGGCAACGTAAATACAAATCATGTCTTCATTTTTTTGGTTGATGATCGTGTCAATGGCAATTGATGTTTTACCTGTTTGCCTGTCACCGATAATAAGCTCACGCTGCCCGCGGCCGATCGGAATGAGTGCGTCAATCGCTTTTTGTCCAGTTTGGAGCGGTTCGTGAACCGACTTACGATCCATAACACCGGGAGCAGGGCTTTCAATCGGGCGTGTTTTCGTTGTTTCAACCGGGCCTTGTCCGTCAATCGGCTGTCCAAGCGGGTTTACAACACGGCCAAGCAATTGCTCTCCGACTGGCACTTCCATAATTCTTCCTGTCCGTCTTACTTCATCGCCTTCACGAATGTCTGTATAAGGTCCAAGGATGATAATCCCAACGTTGTTTTCCTCTAGGTTTTGGGCCATACCCATTACACCATTTGAAAATTCAACGAGCTCGCCAGCCATTACATTGTCAAGGCCATGTACACGTGCGATACCGTCACCGAC
This Pueribacillus theae DNA region includes the following protein-coding sequences:
- the atpD gene encoding F0F1 ATP synthase subunit beta yields the protein MSNGRVVQVMGPVVDVKFDSDALPELNNALKINYKAQSESEADIDLTLEVALHLGDDTVRTVAMSSTDGVRRGMEVVNTGGPISVPVGDVTLGRVFNVLGEKIDLDEDIPADVRKEPIHREAPKYESLSTKTEILETGIKVVDLLAPYIKGGKIGLFGGAGVGKTVLIQELINNIAQEHGGISVFAGVGERTREGNDLYFEMKDSGVINKTAMVFGQMNEPPGARLRVALTGLTMAEYFRDEQGQDVLLFIDNIFRFTQAGSEVSALLGRMPSAVGYQPTLATEMGQLQERITSTNTGSVTSIQAVYVPADDYTDPAPATTFAHLDATTNLERKLSEQGIYPAVDPLASTSRALAPEIVGEEHYNVARQVQQTLQKYRELQDIIAILGMDELSDEDKLTVARARRIQFFLSQNFHVAEQFTGQPGSYVPVQETVRGFKEILEGKYDDLPEDAFRLVGRIEEVVEKAKEMEANV
- the atpA gene encoding F0F1 ATP synthase subunit alpha; translated protein: MSINAAEISSLIKKQIENYQSEIKVNEVGTVIVVGDGIARVHGLDNVMAGELVEFSNGVMGMAQNLEENNVGIIILGPYTDIREGDEVRRTGRIMEVPVGEQLLGRVVNPLGQPIDGQGPVETTKTRPIESPAPGVMDRKSVHEPLQTGQKAIDALIPIGRGQRELIIGDRQTGKTSIAIDTIINQKNEDMICIYVAIGQKESTVRGVVETLRQHGALDYTIVVSASASQPAPLLFLAPYAGVTMGEEFMYNGKHVLVVYDDLTKQASAYRELSLLLRRPPGREAYPGDVFYLHSRLLERSAKLSDALGGGSLTALPFIETQAGDVSAYIPTNVISITDGQIFLQSDLFFSGVRPAVDAGLSVSRVGGAAQVKAMKKVSGTLRLDLASYRELEAFSQFGSDLDKATQAKLNRGARTVEVLKQGLHKPLAVEKQVAILYALTKGFLDDIPVADISRFEENYYTWLEHNKKELLDGIRETGNLPDEEEFNAAIKEFKKTFVISE
- a CDS encoding F0F1 ATP synthase subunit gamma, which encodes MASLRDIKTKINSTKKTRQITKAMEMTSAAKLNRAELNAKTFVVYMEKIQDVVASIALGSQSASHPMLESREVKKTGYLVITADRGLAGAYNSNVLRNVYQTIQSRHKSKDDYAIIAIGKVGLQFFQKRNMPVVDSIVGLNDQPEFAEIKAIASKTVNMFSDGVFDELYMYYNHYVSAISQQLTEKKLLPITDLEHGSAASSYEYEPSEEEVLNVLLPQYAESLIYGALLDAKASEHGARMTAMKSATDNADELIDSYTLAFNRARQAAITQEITEIVGGAAALE